Proteins from one Choloepus didactylus isolate mChoDid1 chromosome 4, mChoDid1.pri, whole genome shotgun sequence genomic window:
- the LOC119532593 gene encoding LOW QUALITY PROTEIN: xaa-Pro dipeptidase-like (The sequence of the model RefSeq protein was modified relative to this genomic sequence to represent the inferred CDS: deleted 2 bases in 1 codon; substituted 1 base at 1 genomic stop codon) produces MIDDMKCTNCWANLAAAAGPSFWLGNETLKVPLALFGLNWRRMCQQLLKNTVVPAGAVMLLQGGKETQRYCTDTGLLFRQESFFHWAFIVTESGCYGVVDVDSGRSTLFVPRLPASHAMWMGKIHFEEHFPEKYAVDTVQYTDEITSVLMAWNPSTVFTLHGVNMGSCSICREASFEGIGKFNVNNTILHLEIMECRVFKTDMELEVLCYTNRISSEAHQEVMKAIKVEMKEYEMENLFEHYCYSRGGMHHSSYTCICGSGQNSAVLQYGHAGAPNDCKIREGGMSLFNMGGEYYCFSSDITCSFPANGKFIADQKAIYEAVLWSCCTVMSAMKPGAXWPDMHRLADHMHLEELTCIGILSGSVDSMAEAHLGAVFMPHGLGHFLGIDVHDVGGGYPEGVQHVDEPGLRRLRTARHLEPGMVLTVEPGIYFIDHLLDEALVDPDCACFFKLEVLQRFPGFGGVRIVDDVALTYSGMELLTCAPRTMEEIEVCMASHDKTLTPFSSPKWSQPGVPSGTGARPCNLS; encoded by the exons ATGATTGAtgacatgaagtgcacaaac TGCTGGGCGAACCTGGCAGCGGCTGCTGGACCCTCATTCTGGCTGGGGAACGAGACCCTGAAGGTGCCGCTGGCTCTGTTTGGCCTGAATTGGCGGCGAATGTGCCAGCAGCTACTGAAGAATACGGTGGTGCCGGCTGGTGCGGTGATGCTGCTGCAGGGCGGCAAGGAGACGCAGCGCTACTGCACGGACACCGGGCTCCTCTTCCGCCAGGAGTCCTTCTTTCACTGGGCGTTCATTGTTACAGAGTCAGGCTGCTACGGCGTGGTGGATGTTGACTCTGGCAGGTCGACCCTGTTTGTGCCCAGGCTTCCTGCCAGCCATGCCATGTGGATGGGGAAGATCCATTTTGAGGAGCACTTCCCCGAGAAGTATGCTGTGGACACCGTCCAGTACACAGATGAAATCACCAGTGTCCTCATGGCCTGGAACCCCTCTACCGTCTTCACTTTGCACGGTGTCAACATGGGCAGCTGCAGCATTTGCAGGGAGGCATCTTTCGAGGGCATCGGCAAGTTCAATGTCAACAACACCATCCTTCATCTGGAGATCATGGAGTGCCGAGTGTTTAAGACCGACATGGAGCTGGAGGTTTTGTGCTACACCAATAGGATCTCCAGTGAGGCCCACCAAGAGGTaatgaaggccataaaagtggaAATGAAAGAATATGAGATGGAAAACCTCTTTGAGCACTACTGCTACTCCCGGGGCGGCATGCACCACAGCTCCTACACCTGCATTTGTGGCAGCGGCCAGAACTCTGCTGTGCTGCAGTATGGACACGCTGGGGCCCCCAATGACTGCAAGATCCGCGAGGGAGGCATGAGTCTCTTCAACATGGGTGGGGAGTACTACTGCTTCTCTTCCGACATCACGTGCTCCTTTCCCGCCAATGGCAAGTTCATC GCGGACCAGAAGGCCATCTACGAGGCTGTGCTGTGGAGCTGCTGCACTGTCATGAGTGCCATGAAGCCAGGTGCCTAGTGGCCCGACATGCACCGCCTGGCCGACCACATGCACCTGGAGGAGCTGACTTGCATCGGCATCCTGAGTGGCAGTGTGGATTCCATGGCCGAGGCCCACCTGGGAGCTGTGTTCATGCCCCACGGGCTTGGCCACTTCCTGGGCATCGATGTGCACGATGTGGGCGGCGGCTACCCTGAGGGCGTGCAGCACGTCGATGAGCCCGGGCTGCGGAGACTGCGCACCGCCCGGCACCTGGAGCCAGGCATGGTGCTCACCGTGGAGCCAGGCATTTACTTCATTGACCACCTCCTGGACGAGGCCCTGGTGGATCCGGACTGTGCCTGCTTCTTCAAGCTTGAGGTCCTCCAGCGCTTTCCCGGCTTTGGTGGGGTCAGAATTGTGGACGACGTTGCATTGACCTACAGTGGCATGGAGCTGCTGACCTGTGCGCCCCGCACCATGGAGGAAATCGAAGTGTGCATGGCAAGCCATGACAAGACCCTCACCCCCTTCTCTAGCCCAAAGTGGAGCCAGCCAGGAGTGCCCAGCGGGACTGGGGCCCGGCCTTGCAACCTCTCTTGA